One window from the genome of Deltaproteobacteria bacterium encodes:
- the lolA gene encoding outer membrane lipoprotein chaperone LolA: protein MIFLLPYNAAAADDIDSIIVRVQKVYDGISDMKAGFIQETTSTTLKETQRAEGIVYFKKPNMMRWEYSHPNKDVIVSSGETIWIYQVDLGQVVVSKLSLEDKTLSQHFLSGLGDIKKDFNVKLGEGTNDTYTLILLPKTDLLNIKKIHLIIDKKTAFVKSTKSFDPFGNTASVRFIDASYNVNLKNALFNFDVPKGVRVVTPQ, encoded by the coding sequence TTGATTTTCTTGTTACCTTACAATGCAGCAGCAGCAGATGATATTGATTCTATTATTGTCCGTGTTCAAAAGGTATATGACGGAATATCTGACATGAAGGCAGGTTTTATTCAGGAAACCACATCTACTACTCTAAAGGAAACACAGAGAGCAGAAGGGATTGTATATTTCAAGAAACCAAATATGATGCGGTGGGAATATTCACACCCCAATAAAGATGTAATAGTAAGTAGTGGTGAAACCATCTGGATATATCAAGTTGATTTAGGACAGGTGGTGGTCAGCAAACTTTCTCTTGAAGACAAAACATTGTCACAACATTTTCTGTCAGGATTAGGGGATATAAAGAAGGATTTTAATGTAAAATTAGGAGAGGGGACAAACGATACCTATACCTTAATCCTTTTGCCAAAAACAGACTTGCTGAACATCAAAAAAATTCACCTGATTATTGATAAGAAAACAGCCTTTGTAAAATCTACAAAGAGTTTTGACCCATTTGGAAATACCGCATCCGTTAGATTTATTGATGCAAGTTACAATGTAAACCTTAAAAATGCCCTTTTTAACTTTGATGTGCCAAAGGGTGTAAGGGTGGTAACGCCGCAGTAG